The nucleotide sequence GAGTTGATGCGCGCGGCCCGATCCTTTCGGTGTCCGTCAGTACTGGTCGAACTGACGCTGATCATGTATCGTTATATTTTCCTGCTACTTGAAGAAGGAGAGCGGATTCGCACTGCCCAGCGCGCGCGCGCCGGGTACAGCACCTTTCGCAGCGGACTGCGGTCATCCTCGATGCTCGGCGGGATGCTGCTGTTACGTACCTACGACCGGGCCGAGCGCAGTTTTGAAGCGATGCTCTGTCGCGGTTACCGGGGTGCGCTGTTGGCCCCGCCCGAAAGCGGAATTTCGCGCGGCAACTGGCGGGCACTGGGGGTCGGGGTGGCGATGCTCGGTGGCCTTTATCTGATCGGATGACACCAACTGATGCTGAAGATTGAAGCATTACAGCATACCTATAACGACGGTACGCTGGCGTTGAACGGGATCGATCTGGAGATCGAACGGGGAGACTTCCTCGCTATCCTCGGATCGAACGGCAGTGGCAAGACCACCCTGATCAAGCATCTCAACGGTCTGTTGCAACCAACGGCGGGACGGGTTCTGTTTGGCGGAAAACCGGTGACCCAGGTCGAGGACCGCGAAATCTTCAGTCGCATCGGGATCGTTTTTCAGGATCCGAACGATCAACTCTTTGCCGCCACCGTCGCCGAGGATGTCGCTTTTGGCCCGGCCAACCTGGGGCTGACGGAAGCCGAAGTCGGCCGGCGGGTCAGCGCCGCCCTGCACCAGGTCGGGATCATCAAGCTGGCCGAAAAATCGATCCACGCTTTGTCCCACGGGCAGAAAAAACGCGTCTGTATCGCGGGGATTCTGGCGATGCAGCCGAGTGTCATGATTCTCGATGAACCGACCGCCGGACTCGATCCGATGGGGGTGCATGCGTTGATGCATCTGCTCGAAGAACTCAATCACCGGGAGGGGATCACCATGATCATGGCGACCCATGTCGTCGATCTGGTGCCGCTCTTTATGAGCAAAATTGCCATCCTCAGCAAAGGCAAATTATTGCGTTGCGGTACTCCTCGTGACGTGTTCGGCGACGCCGAAGCGCTCAAGAAAGCGAAGCTGCATCTGCCGCTGGTAGCGGAGCTGATGAATATTCTCAAGACCCGCGATCAGGTTAATCTGCACCATATCCCCCTCACCGTCGGTGAAGCGCGGCGTGAAATTCTGCGCCTGCTGTCGGTTGAGGACGTGATCGCGCGGGTCTGATGGCGCGCCGTCTCCGTAGCGGCTACACCACCGGTGCCTGCGCCGCCGCCGCCGCGCTGGGTGCGGCGCGCATGTTGCGCGAGCAACGCTCGCTCGATGAGGTGACGTTGGAGCTGCCTGCGGGTGAAACGGCGACATTTACGTTACACGGACAGACGTTTGCTGACGGAACGGCGCATTGCTTGGTGATCAAGGACGCCGGGGACGACCCCGATATCACCAACGGCGTCGAGGTTCATGCCGAAGTGGTTTTAAATCCCCCCCAGCCCCCCTTTTTCAAGGGTGGGGGCGAAGAAGAACCAGATAGTGCAGAGGGTGGCAATAACATTCTCCCCTTTAGCAAAGGGGGGTCAGGGGGGATTTGTATTATCGGCGGGACCGGGATTGGGCACATCACCAAGCCGGGACTGGCGGTCCCGGTCGGTGACTGGGCGATTAATCCGGTGCCGCGCCAGATGATTACCGCCGCCATTCAATCGGTCTTTGCGAATCGCCCGATTCAGGTTACACTGTCGATTCCGGACGGTGAGGAGCGGGCAAAAAAGACGCTGAACGCGCGCCTCGGCATCGTCGGCGGGCTGTCGCTCCTGGGTACCACCG is from Desulfuromonadaceae bacterium and encodes:
- a CDS encoding ATP-binding cassette domain-containing protein — translated: MLKIEALQHTYNDGTLALNGIDLEIERGDFLAILGSNGSGKTTLIKHLNGLLQPTAGRVLFGGKPVTQVEDREIFSRIGIVFQDPNDQLFAATVAEDVAFGPANLGLTEAEVGRRVSAALHQVGIIKLAEKSIHALSHGQKKRVCIAGILAMQPSVMILDEPTAGLDPMGVHALMHLLEELNHREGITMIMATHVVDLVPLFMSKIAILSKGKLLRCGTPRDVFGDAEALKKAKLHLPLVAELMNILKTRDQVNLHHIPLTVGEARREILRLLSVEDVIARV
- the cbiD gene encoding cobalt-precorrin-5B (C(1))-methyltransferase CbiD, whose product is MMARRLRSGYTTGACAAAAALGAARMLREQRSLDEVTLELPAGETATFTLHGQTFADGTAHCLVIKDAGDDPDITNGVEVHAEVVLNPPQPPFFKGGGEEEPDSAEGGNNILPFSKGGSGGICIIGGTGIGHITKPGLAVPVGDWAINPVPRQMITAAIQSVFANRPIQVTLSIPDGEERAKKTLNARLGIVGGLSLLGTTGIVHPLSHQAWTDTLDVALAVAAAVGCDCPVFATGRSSEAAAQGFLNFKEEAYVMMGDHVRYAVQAARRKGFKKIVLAAQFAKLVKIACGHPQTHVDSSRLDLAEMAGWVGGEDHAFIRTANTARELFQTFGPDHRLVAATAQRALTQLRDWSENLATGIILVDYDKQVAGTFGELPPQRNG